A single uncultured Acetobacterium sp. DNA region contains:
- a CDS encoding replication-associated recombination protein A → MQENFFNRNYEGQIADNAPLAVRMRPQTLEEFVGQQHIIGRGKLLYRLIEADKLSSVVFYGPPGTGKTSLAKIIANRTNAVFYELNAVTSGKKEITEVLDKAKDNLGVYNKKSILFIDEIHRFNKAQQDALLPSVEKGLVTLIGATTENPYFEINSPLLSRSTIFEFENLTPDDIRCVIERAINDRERGYGVMKIECDADALDHFAEVANGDVRRALNALELGILTVDKNEDGVIHIDLETAQECIQQRAVQYDKNGDNHYDTISAFIKSIRGSDPDAALYWMAKMITAGEDPKFIARRIVISASEDIGNAEPMALPVAMAAADAVQFIGMPEARINLAQAVVFLACAPKSNASYLAVDAAIAAVKHVSNSNVPAHLQDTHYSGSEKLGRGMTYQYPHNYPGHYVKQQYLPNDLVGTHFYEPTEMGHELKMKEYLIKNGIIK, encoded by the coding sequence ATGCAGGAAAACTTTTTTAACCGAAATTATGAAGGTCAAATTGCCGATAATGCCCCGCTTGCAGTCAGAATGCGTCCCCAAACGCTGGAAGAATTTGTTGGTCAGCAACATATTATTGGTAGGGGGAAACTCTTATATCGCCTGATTGAAGCGGATAAACTATCCTCGGTGGTGTTTTACGGGCCACCAGGTACCGGCAAAACATCTTTGGCCAAGATTATTGCCAATCGGACCAATGCCGTGTTTTATGAGCTTAATGCCGTTACTTCAGGTAAAAAAGAAATCACTGAGGTTTTGGATAAAGCTAAGGACAATCTGGGGGTTTATAATAAGAAATCGATTCTTTTTATTGATGAGATTCACCGTTTCAATAAGGCCCAACAGGATGCCCTGTTACCTAGTGTTGAAAAAGGTCTGGTAACGCTTATCGGAGCGACCACTGAAAATCCCTATTTTGAAATTAACTCACCGCTGTTGTCCCGCTCCACCATCTTTGAGTTTGAAAATCTGACTCCGGATGACATCCGCTGTGTGATTGAACGAGCCATTAATGACCGGGAGCGGGGTTATGGCGTCATGAAAATAGAATGTGATGCCGATGCCCTCGACCATTTTGCGGAGGTCGCCAATGGTGATGTGCGCCGGGCTTTGAATGCCCTGGAATTGGGGATTCTGACGGTGGACAAAAATGAAGACGGAGTGATTCATATCGATCTGGAAACGGCCCAGGAATGCATTCAGCAACGGGCTGTACAGTACGATAAAAATGGCGATAATCATTATGATACCATTTCAGCCTTTATAAAAAGTATTCGGGGCTCCGATCCGGATGCCGCTTTATATTGGATGGCAAAAATGATTACCGCCGGAGAAGACCCGAAATTTATTGCCAGGCGGATTGTCATCTCGGCTTCCGAAGACATCGGCAATGCCGAGCCGATGGCTTTACCGGTGGCAATGGCCGCCGCTGATGCGGTTCAGTTTATCGGCATGCCCGAAGCCCGGATCAATCTGGCACAGGCCGTAGTTTTTCTGGCCTGCGCTCCCAAAAGCAACGCCTCCTATCTGGCGGTGGATGCTGCCATTGCTGCTGTCAAACATGTGTCTAACAGCAATGTGCCGGCGCATCTGCAGGATACCCATTATTCCGGCAGTGAAAAACTGGGAAGGGGGATGACTTATCAGTATCCCCATAATTATCCTGGTCACTATGTGAAACAACAATACCTACCGAATGACCTGGTGGGCACCCATTTTTATGAGCCCACAGAAATGGGACACGAGCTCAAAATGAAAGAATATCTGATCAAAAATGGAATAATAAAATAA